The Hyphomonadaceae bacterium ML37 genome includes a region encoding these proteins:
- a CDS encoding helix-turn-helix domain-containing protein — MKAKTAPDPDAPLSDEEFQRGRFAVLARSARAATGLSQPDFARRYGVPVASLRDWEQGRRKPDSATRNYLRVIASMPDAVARALDGAA, encoded by the coding sequence ATGAAGGCGAAAACCGCCCCTGATCCCGATGCCCCGCTGTCCGATGAGGAATTCCAGCGGGGACGTTTCGCGGTGCTGGCCCGCTCGGCGCGGGCTGCGACCGGATTGAGTCAGCCGGATTTCGCCAGGCGCTACGGCGTCCCGGTTGCGAGCTTGCGCGACTGGGAGCAGGGCAGGCGCAAGCCCGATTCGGCGACACGCAATTATCTGCGTGTCATCGCCTCCATGCCTGATGCCGTGGCCCGCGCGCTGGATGGCGCCGCCTGA
- a CDS encoding BrnT family toxin codes for MEFDPEKDDANCDKHGVSLGFELEVLADPGRVDVLDTRFDYGEERFVTYGFAEGRVWVCVHAPRSGAARIISVRKADERETQRYEGENRP; via the coding sequence TTGGAATTCGATCCTGAGAAGGATGACGCGAACTGCGACAAGCATGGCGTGTCGCTTGGCTTTGAGTTGGAGGTTCTGGCTGACCCCGGCCGGGTCGATGTTCTCGACACCCGGTTTGACTATGGCGAGGAGCGCTTCGTGACATACGGGTTCGCTGAAGGACGGGTCTGGGTTTGCGTCCATGCACCACGCAGCGGCGCAGCCCGCATTATTTCGGTCAGGAAAGCCGATGAGCGCGAAACCCAAAGATATGAAGGCGAAAACCGCCCCTGA
- a CDS encoding sulfite exporter TauE/SafE family protein, with product MIETYGLFILALIFVGAFAGLIAGLFGIGGGVVMVPAMYYTLKLLGYPDYAMHAAVGTSLAVIVVTSLRSVAAHAGRGAVDFKVLRQWAPWIVLGALGGSALAGAIPTRGLVIVFAVTAFILSLQFFFGRADWRLGDDLPGQPWRAGLAGFIGVLSALMGIGGGVFGVTLLTVFGRPIHTAVATAAGFGVAIGAPAALGFVITGWAVEGRAPLSLGFVSMPGFVILAAAAVFVAPIGAALAHRLNAARLRQAFAIGLALVAANMIRSAIWG from the coding sequence ATGATCGAGACCTATGGCCTGTTCATCCTGGCGCTGATCTTTGTGGGCGCCTTCGCCGGGCTGATCGCCGGGCTGTTCGGCATTGGCGGCGGGGTCGTGATGGTCCCGGCCATGTATTACACGCTGAAGCTCCTGGGCTATCCCGACTACGCCATGCATGCGGCCGTGGGCACGTCACTGGCGGTGATCGTCGTCACCTCGTTGCGTTCGGTCGCGGCCCATGCGGGCCGGGGCGCGGTGGATTTCAAGGTGCTGCGCCAGTGGGCGCCCTGGATCGTGCTGGGCGCGCTCGGCGGATCGGCGCTGGCGGGCGCGATCCCGACGCGTGGACTGGTGATCGTGTTCGCGGTCACGGCCTTTATATTGAGCCTTCAGTTTTTCTTCGGACGGGCCGACTGGCGTCTGGGCGATGATCTGCCCGGCCAGCCCTGGCGCGCGGGCCTTGCCGGGTTTATCGGCGTCCTGTCGGCGCTGATGGGCATTGGCGGCGGCGTGTTCGGCGTGACGCTGCTGACCGTGTTCGGACGCCCCATCCATACCGCCGTGGCCACGGCGGCGGGGTTCGGCGTGGCCATCGGCGCGCCGGCCGCGCTGGGCTTTGTCATCACCGGCTGGGCGGTGGAGGGGCGGGCGCCGCTCTCCCTGGGCTTTGTCAGCATGCCCGGCTTCGTGATCCTCGCTGCTGCGGCAGTGTTCGTGGCGCCTATCGGCGCCGCGCTGGCTCACCGTCTCAACGCCGCGCGGCTGCGCCAGGCGTTCGCGATCGGGCTGGCGCTGGTGGCCGCCAACATGATCCGCTCGGCGATCTGGGGTTAG
- the dusA gene encoding tRNA dihydrouridine(20/20a) synthase DusA has translation MSPAPDRRFCVAPMMDWTDRHCRAFHRVLTRRALLYTEMAVDQAVLHGDAPRLIGFDPAEQPVAIQLGGSDPDLLARAARIAQGFGYIEINLNVGCPSDRVQSGRFGACLMREPELVRDCLIAMREAVSVPVTVKHRLGVDNQDPRESLFGFVDTVAQSDVTTFIVHARKAWLDGLSPKENRDIPPLDYDLVRALKAARPDLEIILNGGLADLDHALVEGAGLDGVMLGRAAYHTPWILSEVDARFYGEPARDLDPVAALEAYRPYVEARLADGVRLNAMTRHMLGLFAGLPGARQWRRVLSENAHRPGADWTVVEAAMHAVAEARAAA, from the coding sequence GCTGACGCGCCGGGCGCTTCTCTACACCGAAATGGCGGTGGATCAGGCGGTGCTTCACGGTGATGCGCCGCGCCTGATCGGGTTTGATCCGGCCGAGCAGCCTGTGGCGATCCAGCTGGGCGGATCGGACCCGGATCTGCTGGCGCGGGCGGCGCGGATCGCGCAAGGCTTTGGCTATATTGAGATTAATCTGAATGTGGGCTGCCCGTCAGACCGGGTTCAATCGGGCCGGTTTGGCGCCTGCCTGATGCGCGAGCCCGAACTGGTGCGCGACTGCCTGATCGCGATGCGCGAGGCGGTGTCGGTTCCGGTGACGGTGAAGCACCGCCTGGGCGTGGATAATCAGGACCCGCGCGAGTCGTTGTTCGGCTTTGTCGATACAGTGGCGCAGTCTGACGTGACAACATTCATCGTCCATGCCCGCAAGGCCTGGCTCGACGGGCTCAGCCCGAAGGAAAACCGGGACATTCCGCCGCTGGACTATGATCTGGTGCGCGCGCTCAAGGCGGCGCGGCCGGATCTGGAGATCATCCTGAACGGCGGGCTGGCCGATCTCGATCACGCTCTGGTTGAAGGCGCCGGGCTGGACGGGGTGATGCTCGGGCGCGCCGCCTATCACACGCCGTGGATTTTGAGCGAGGTGGATGCGCGCTTTTATGGCGAGCCTGCGCGGGACCTGGATCCGGTTGCGGCGCTGGAGGCCTACCGCCCCTATGTCGAGGCGCGCCTGGCCGACGGCGTACGCCTCAACGCCATGACCCGCCATATGCTGGGCTTGTTCGCAGGCCTGCCCGGCGCGCGCCAGTGGCGCCGCGTCCTGTCAGAGAATGCCCACCGGCCAGGCGCTGACTGGACGGTGGTGGAGGCGGCGATGCACGCCGTGGCGGAGGCGCGCGCAGCGGCATGA